The region CGGGCTGCTGTAAATAAAAAAGGGCAGCATTCTAAGTTTTAAAATTCGTGTTTCAAACCTTTATATTTATTAGAATCGAATTATGAAAGAGGTCTAATAGTATTTGCACTATTTTAGTATAGGAATAATACAATATATAAATGCATATAAAAAGAAAAACCTCGACAATTTGTCGAGGTTCGTCTTTGAAACCAAACCATGAAATTATGAAATTATTTTATGCGGTATTATTTTCGTAGGATACTACCAATTTATTTGGTATATATTATGGGAGTTCCGAAAAACTACTTTTACTATTTTTTATTGTTTTTGGTAAGTTCTGCCCTGCTCTGCATGTATGCTTTTTCAAAATCGGCAAACCATTCCAAACCCATGGTGTAGGTCTCTACTTCCAATTTGGGGTTATCGCTGTGACTTTTATTTTGATCGTGTTTTGAATAATAGTTTGCAATGGCGATTTGTGCTTGTTTTAAAGATACATTATTGGTCGACTTGTACAGTTCTATCTGCTCTTTTATATTTACACATTTGGTAAAGCTCTTCATTTCATTTTGTAGTATATTAGAGTCGAGCGAGAGTTTACCTTTGTATTTAATAGATTTATCACTGCTGATAAAGAAGATCGCTGGCAAGGCAAATACGCCATTTCTTCTAGCAAATTGTTTCCCTTCTCTTGTAGCAACATCAGCTTTCACACATAGAAATCCTGAACTCAGTTGTTTTTGTATGTTAGGGGTATTGACCACTTTCCTCATATAAATCCTACTTGAATAGCAGGTGTTTGAGTGTACAAGCACCATCACGGGTTTGTTTTCTTTTGTAGCATCTACAAAAGTTTTTCCGAAGGTGTCGGGGCCAAGGTCATCCACTAGAGGTACTTCGGCATGCATCAGCATTGCAAATGCTACGATAAACGTAGTCAAATAGAATAGTTTTATTAGGTGTTTCATTTTTTTTTTGTTATTTAATGATGCAAAATTGGATATAATACTTGCACTGATAAATGATGTGTGTCACGATATTATAATGATGTTCATCATACAATAATTTCCTGTTGAAAGCTGAATACTCAATGGACAGTGCGTTAGGCACAATTCTTATACAATTTCCGAAATAGTATAATTCAAAATTGTAAGGTTGAATTACGTGAACAATTAGAATTAATTGGGTGCATTTTATGGCAAGCAATACGGTCGTCTTAAATATTTATATACATTAATTTAACAATCCATTTTCGATTGATATTTAAGCATACCTTTGTCTGAAAATTTTAAAAGTGGAAAGATAAAATCTATGCTACATGCACTGTTTGAGTATGCCAATGAGGGAATTATAGTTTCTGACAAGAATGGAAATATTGTAATCGCAAATCCAACAACGGAGAAGCAGTTTGGATATGAAGTAGAAATGCTTATCGACAAAAGCATTGAAGACTTGGTGCCCGAAAGTGTATCTAACCATCAGTTAAAGCATGAACAAGAGATATTAGAAAGTCCACATCCACGTGCAATGGGCAAGGGGATTGACCTTTATGGGCATCGGAAAAACGGTTCAAAGTTTCCGATAGAAATAAGTGTGAGCCTATTTAAAACGTCAGAGGGCGAATATTTAATGTACTTTATTGTAGATATTACGGAAAGGAAGAAGCAAGAGCTTGAAATAAAGAGAGCACAGGAAGAAATTATCCAGTTAAATGTGGACCTAGAAAAACGGGTGAAGGAAAGAACCAAAGAGCTAGGCGATGCTATAGAAGAACTGGCTCGTACCAAGGCAGA is a window of Bacteroidota bacterium DNA encoding:
- a CDS encoding thioredoxin family protein codes for the protein MKHLIKLFYLTTFIVAFAMLMHAEVPLVDDLGPDTFGKTFVDATKENKPVMVLVHSNTCYSSRIYMRKVVNTPNIQKQLSSGFLCVKADVATREGKQFARRNGVFALPAIFFISSDKSIKYKGKLSLDSNILQNEMKSFTKCVNIKEQIELYKSTNNVSLKQAQIAIANYYSKHDQNKSHSDNPKLEVETYTMGLEWFADFEKAYMQSRAELTKNNKK